The Halogeometricum borinquense DSM 11551 DNA window AACCGAGGTCGATTGTATCGTCTGTACGAGCGTCGATGTTGTCTCAGCTACGCCCGACGGACAGGCCCCGGTCGTGGTTGTCCTCTCGACCGCCGACAACGACGTCATCTCGCGCGCGTACAGCGCTGGCGCAACATCCGTCCTGTTCTCGACCGAAGCCCTTTCAGATCGACTCGCGTGGGTTACAGGACTCAGCAGGGCATCAACCGACGACAGCGTTACCACGACAGACGTCACCGACGTCGCCGCCGGATTCAACGATGCCGCGTGCGTCCTCGACCGGCAGTGGCGTGTCGTAGAAGCGACGGCGGCGTTTTGTGAGTTCTTTGGTGCGGACCCGACACTCGACGGCGAAAATCTCTGGGCCACCTGTCCGAATACACGCACGACGGCAGACCGATGTTGGCGTGCGGTACTAACCGGTGATGACGCGGAATTCGAGGTGACCTTTCGGGATGGACGACGGGTCGCCGTGAACGCGGTTCCGTTGCGCGACGGCCTCGCACTGCGCTATCGAGACGTGAGCGAACGCACGGAGACGGAGAGAGCACTCGACCGGTACAAACGAATCCTCGAAACGATCGACGACGGAATCTACATCTTAGACGAGAACTTCCAGATCGCGGCGGTCAACGAAGCCGTCTTGGAGATGACCGGCTACGACCGAGAAACGCTCGTCGGCGAACACGCGACGATGCTTGCTGACGAGTCGGTGATCATCGAAGCGAGCGCGATCATCCAGCGGATACTCACGGGCGAACTGTCTGACGGTCGTCTCGACGTAGAACTGGAGACCGCAGACGGCAGTAGACTGCCTGTCGAAACGCGGTTTTCTGCACTTCGGTTTAATGACGGAACTCACGGAACGGTGGGTGTCATCCGCGATATCAGTGACCGAAGACAGTACGAGCAGACGCTGACAGCGCTCAACAGCTCGGCACACGAACTGTTCAATTCTCAGACAAAGCCGGCAGTCGGTGAGAGGGTTCTCAACACAGCCACACAGATTCTCGAACTGGAATCGGTTGTCGTCTTCCTCTACGACGAATCGGTCGGTGAACTCCGACCGGTCGCGTGGGAAGGAACGGGATCACCGCCGTCTATCGGCCCCGGTGACGGCGTGCTCTGGACGTGCTTCGTCGAGTGTGAGTCCGTCCACCTCAGAACTGACGAACAGACGCTCGACCGCTGGGACCGACTCGAAGCCGTAGATTCGGACGCGTCGAACGGAGAGAGCGTCGCTATTCCGCTCGGTGAACACGGTGTTCTCGCCACATCGTCGTCCGGAGAGAACGCCCCCCGGAATCAGTCCACCCTGACACACCTCTTGGCCGCAAACGCGGAGGCCGCACTTGATCGTGTCACTCGGTCTATCGAACTGAAGCGTCGCAGGGGCGAGTTGGCGCGGCGAAACGAGGAGTTGATGAATCTGAACCGGTTTAACGAACTGCTCCGAGAGGTCAATCGCGTCCTCGTCGAAGCCGACTCACGCGAGGAGATAGAGCGCGCCGTCTGCGAACGACTCGTCGAGGGACCAGCAATCGCGTTCGCGTGGGTCGGCGCCTACGACCGGGTGGACGAAGCAATTGGTTCACGCGCGTGGGCGGGCGCCGAGCGCGGGTATCTCGACTGCCTAAGCGAGTCGCCTGCGGAGTTCCGAACGGAACCGAGTGTGGTGACAACCCGAACCCACGAAACGACAGTTGTGGACAACGTGGGACAGGAGATTCAAGCACACCAATGGCGACGCGACGCCCTCGATAGAGGGTTCGCGTCCGTTGCCAGCGTTCCATTGACGTACAACGAGTTCAGCTACGGAACCCTGACCATCTACGCGACGGAACCGAACGCCTTCGACAAACAGATGCGACTCATGTTCGAAGAACTCGGCGTCACGACGGCGAACGCCATCAACGGGGCGGAGGCCAAAGAGTCGCTTCACACGGAGTCGTTCGTCGAGCTCGACGTTCACATCACCAGCCAGAATGAACCGCTGCTCCGCATAGCGCAGGCGCTCGATGCCACAGTTCAACTTGAGGGAAGCGTCCAGCAGACGAGCGGTTCGGCGTTACTCTATCTCACGGTTTCGGAGTCGGACACGACTCGAAACGCGGAGATTCTCTCGTCGTTAACAGTGATCGAACAGGTTCGAGAGATTGCCGCACGCGAGAACGAGACGGTAGTCGAAGTACAACTGGCCGCCGAGGCGCTTCCGTCTCGACTGGCTGATTTCGGTGCCGTAGCCCGGACGCTGACAGCGCGACCGGACGCACTCACTGTCGTCATCGAACTTCCGTCCGGATCCGAGATACGGAAGTTCGTCGAATACCTTCGAGAGTGGTATCCCGGTACCGAGCTGAACGCCAAGCGAACTCGAGAACGGTCTATCGAGACGCAGCAATCGTTCCGCGCTCGCCTCCGCAAATCACTGACTGACCGGCAGTTCGAGGCGCTCCGAACCGCCTACTTCTCGGGATACTTCGCGTGGCCCCGCGAACGAACGGCCAGCGAAATCGCAACGTCACTCGACATCGCACAGCCAACGTTCTCACGCCACTTACGTGTCGCAGAGCA harbors:
- a CDS encoding bacterio-opsin activator domain-containing protein; the protein is MTAESATSQSAAVEVHLLGDGPHAADVREDLRCDDRISVQSSDEESASPVTEVDCIVCTSVDVVSATPDGQAPVVVVLSTADNDVISRAYSAGATSVLFSTEALSDRLAWVTGLSRASTDDSVTTTDVTDVAAGFNDAACVLDRQWRVVEATAAFCEFFGADPTLDGENLWATCPNTRTTADRCWRAVLTGDDAEFEVTFRDGRRVAVNAVPLRDGLALRYRDVSERTETERALDRYKRILETIDDGIYILDENFQIAAVNEAVLEMTGYDRETLVGEHATMLADESVIIEASAIIQRILTGELSDGRLDVELETADGSRLPVETRFSALRFNDGTHGTVGVIRDISDRRQYEQTLTALNSSAHELFNSQTKPAVGERVLNTATQILELESVVVFLYDESVGELRPVAWEGTGSPPSIGPGDGVLWTCFVECESVHLRTDEQTLDRWDRLEAVDSDASNGESVAIPLGEHGVLATSSSGENAPRNQSTLTHLLAANAEAALDRVTRSIELKRRRGELARRNEELMNLNRFNELLREVNRVLVEADSREEIERAVCERLVEGPAIAFAWVGAYDRVDEAIGSRAWAGAERGYLDCLSESPAEFRTEPSVVTTRTHETTVVDNVGQEIQAHQWRRDALDRGFASVASVPLTYNEFSYGTLTIYATEPNAFDKQMRLMFEELGVTTANAINGAEAKESLHTESFVELDVHITSQNEPLLRIAQALDATVQLEGSVQQTSGSALLYLTVSESDTTRNAEILSSLTVIEQVREIAARENETVVEVQLAAEALPSRLADFGAVARTLTARPDALTVVIELPSGSEIRKFVEYLREWYPGTELNAKRTRERSIETQQSFRARLRKSLTDRQFEALRTAYFSGYFAWPRERTASEIATSLDIAQPTFSRHLRVAEQKLFDNLLAD